In Rhodococcus rhodochrous, a single genomic region encodes these proteins:
- a CDS encoding amidohydrolase family protein — translation MFDAHLHIIDPRFPPVENDGYLPEPFTVDDYLARVAHLGVTGGAVVSGSFQAFDHSYLLDALDRLGPTFVGVVQLPATASDDEITRLDTAGVRAVRFNVRRGGSATLSDLDRLARRVHDLVGWHAELYIDSRDLADLHTTITALPAVSIDHLGLSQDGLPSLLRLVESGIHVKATGFGRVDLPVADTLRAVAEVNPGALVFGTDLPSTRAPRPFRDSDITLVEDVLGDELADAVLRRNASALYRIETETPPGTSVSR, via the coding sequence ATGTTCGACGCCCACCTGCACATCATCGATCCGCGTTTCCCCCCCGTCGAGAACGACGGCTATCTGCCCGAACCGTTCACGGTCGACGACTATCTCGCGCGGGTCGCGCATCTGGGCGTCACCGGCGGGGCGGTGGTGTCGGGCTCGTTCCAGGCCTTCGACCACAGCTATCTCCTCGACGCACTCGACCGGCTCGGGCCCACTTTCGTCGGCGTCGTACAACTTCCGGCCACTGCCTCGGACGACGAGATCACCCGGCTCGACACGGCGGGAGTGCGGGCCGTGCGGTTCAACGTCCGCCGGGGCGGATCGGCGACACTGTCCGACCTCGACCGTCTCGCCAGGCGGGTCCACGATCTCGTCGGCTGGCACGCCGAGTTGTACATCGACTCGCGCGATCTCGCCGATCTGCACACGACGATCACAGCTCTGCCCGCCGTTTCCATCGATCACCTGGGACTGTCGCAGGACGGCCTGCCGTCACTGTTGCGGCTGGTCGAGAGCGGTATCCACGTGAAGGCAACAGGGTTCGGACGCGTCGATCTCCCGGTGGCCGACACACTTCGCGCCGTTGCCGAAGTGAATCCCGGTGCACTCGTGTTCGGCACCGACCTGCCGTCGACACGCGCACCGCGACCGTTCCGGGACAGCGACATCACGCTCGTCGAGGACGTGCTCGGCGACGAGCTCGCCGACGCGGTACTGCGCCGCAATGCTTCCGCGCTGTATCGGATCGAGACCGAAACCCCTCCTGGGACTTCGGTGTCTCGATAG
- a CDS encoding helix-turn-helix transcriptional regulator, producing the protein MNRPQRLLSMLVVLQARRRVTAAELAEEFGVSERTVLRDVETLAAADLPVVAERGRYGGIVMIPGRQTDLNRLTASEVDVLRALGVDMGRARQLGVDTAARDAVHKLTARARRTPTTTRDDDLLPLTEVVTVDNRGWFAADDRADVAALTRDLRRGRRLAITYRSSGHRDERKIVIDPYGVLSRAGRWYLVADDEGRPRLFALTRLSAWKVLDRPRRLSPGRTLPALARELGDALERRDDVVVTADLATNRLDLARRILGARLRGSTAGPRPDVSRITVAYDSMDGVRQLLQFGEHIEIVGPPEARGLVAELAESLLRRHTAHRRRE; encoded by the coding sequence ATGAACCGGCCGCAGCGGTTGCTGAGCATGCTGGTCGTCCTGCAGGCCCGCAGACGGGTCACGGCCGCCGAACTCGCGGAGGAGTTCGGCGTCTCCGAGCGCACCGTGCTACGCGATGTGGAAACGCTTGCTGCTGCGGACCTTCCGGTGGTCGCCGAACGCGGCAGGTACGGCGGCATCGTGATGATCCCCGGCCGGCAGACCGACCTGAACCGCCTCACCGCGTCCGAGGTGGACGTCCTGCGCGCCCTGGGTGTCGACATGGGCCGGGCCCGGCAACTCGGTGTCGACACCGCCGCGCGGGACGCCGTTCACAAGCTCACCGCACGCGCCCGGCGCACGCCCACCACCACACGCGACGACGACCTGTTGCCGCTGACCGAGGTGGTCACCGTAGACAACCGGGGATGGTTCGCCGCCGACGACCGGGCCGACGTCGCTGCGCTCACCCGCGACCTGCGGCGCGGACGGCGACTCGCCATCACGTACCGGTCGAGCGGGCACCGCGACGAACGCAAGATCGTCATCGATCCCTACGGTGTGCTCTCCCGCGCCGGCCGTTGGTATCTCGTGGCCGACGACGAGGGGCGACCGCGGTTGTTCGCACTGACCCGCCTGAGTGCGTGGAAGGTGCTCGACCGGCCGCGCCGCCTGTCCCCCGGCCGGACCCTGCCGGCCCTGGCACGCGAGCTCGGCGACGCCCTCGAACGACGCGACGACGTCGTCGTCACCGCCGATCTCGCGACGAACCGCCTCGACCTCGCCCGGCGCATCCTCGGTGCCCGCCTGCGCGGAAGCACCGCAGGACCGCGACCGGACGTCTCGCGCATCACGGTGGCCTACGACTCGATGGACGGTGTGCGGCAACTGCTGCAGTTCGGTGAGCACATCGAGATCGTCGGACCACCCGAGGCACGGGGCCTCGTGGCGGAACTGGCCGAGTCCCTCCTCCGCCGTCACACCGCGCACCGCCGCCGCGAGTGA
- a CDS encoding VOC family protein, with protein MTVSSPNLFLIYVTDVERATRFYSDLFDMTPQMTTPRYVSFEVAPGVLFALWSGRAGAVDANAPRFSEVGLMVPGSAAAVDAIHDEWVGKGVTVVEAPHDEVFGRTFVVSDPDGNLIRVSPLD; from the coding sequence ATGACCGTGTCGTCGCCCAACCTGTTCCTGATCTACGTGACCGACGTCGAACGCGCGACCCGCTTCTACAGCGACCTGTTCGACATGACCCCGCAGATGACGACCCCGCGCTACGTCTCCTTCGAAGTGGCGCCGGGAGTGCTGTTCGCACTGTGGTCGGGTCGCGCCGGGGCCGTGGACGCGAACGCGCCGCGGTTCTCGGAGGTGGGCCTGATGGTGCCCGGCTCGGCCGCCGCCGTCGACGCGATCCACGACGAGTGGGTCGGCAAGGGAGTGACGGTCGTGGAGGCACCGCACGACGAGGTGTTCGGACGGACGTTCGTGGTGTCGGACCCGGACGGGAACCTCATCCGCGTCTCCCCACTGGACTGA
- a CDS encoding DUF5602 domain-containing protein: MDIRPRARHLAVIVSAAVLGLFVTPAPAGAGGVSGLVEGPAHPVGAGNARTYVTVDEEGTPATIGVRLDAAALDDLPSALLPVTEAYVLELPEEAAATAFDHVTVDWNSHGHDPQHGFDVPHFDVHFYLLDRPTVESIHPFAPGYIPAAARVPDPRYIPEGYAPSGDPLTSTVAGMGLHWVDTTEAEHDPAAGHHLTETVLYGTWDGRQAFIEPMLSREWLATRPAHHEELRLPQAYQREGLYPTTYSVWWDEASQTYTVELGGLTMREAS; this comes from the coding sequence ATGGACATTCGGCCTCGTGCCCGACATCTCGCCGTGATCGTCTCGGCGGCGGTCCTCGGATTGTTCGTCACTCCCGCCCCCGCAGGGGCCGGGGGTGTCTCCGGCCTCGTCGAAGGACCGGCCCATCCGGTCGGCGCGGGCAACGCCCGCACGTACGTCACCGTCGACGAGGAGGGCACGCCGGCCACCATCGGGGTGCGACTCGACGCGGCCGCACTCGACGACCTGCCCAGCGCTCTGCTGCCGGTCACCGAGGCCTACGTGCTCGAGTTGCCCGAGGAAGCGGCCGCCACCGCGTTCGACCACGTCACGGTCGACTGGAACTCGCACGGCCACGACCCCCAGCACGGCTTCGACGTCCCGCACTTCGACGTCCACTTCTATCTGCTGGACAGGCCCACGGTGGAGTCGATCCATCCCTTCGCCCCCGGCTACATCCCCGCCGCGGCCCGCGTGCCCGACCCGCGGTACATCCCGGAGGGGTATGCACCGTCCGGAGATCCGCTGACGTCCACCGTCGCGGGCATGGGACTGCACTGGGTGGACACCACCGAGGCCGAGCACGACCCGGCAGCGGGACACCACCTCACCGAGACCGTGCTCTACGGCACGTGGGACGGGCGGCAGGCGTTCATCGAACCCATGCTGAGCCGGGAGTGGCTCGCGACGCGGCCCGCGCACCACGAGGAACTCCGCCTGCCCCAGGCGTACCAGCGCGAGGGCCTCTACCCCACCACCTACTCCGTGTGGTGGGACGAGGCGTCGCAGACGTACACGGTCGAACTCGGCGGGCTCACGATGCGCGAGGCGTCGTAG